DNA from Chitinophaga pendula:
ACGGCATTGGCACTGACAAAGAAGCGGCCGTCGATATTGTAGTCGGCCATCAGGTTCAGGGCGGTGGGCAGGTTCATGTAGAAGTTATCGTCCGTTTCAGTAGGTGTGAAGTATTGTTTGATACGGCGGTAGTAGGTCTTCCAGCTCTCTCCGTTGCGGTACTTGAGCTGGTTGGGATCTATATTGGCCCGGGTGAGGTCGAGGTCGGCACTCAGCGGGGATTTTTTATAGCGGATACCACCGATGTCGGTGATGGATGCGCCGATGCGGAGTTTGTACATGTCTGCTTCGGGATTCCAGCCATCGGCATCATAGGCGCCGTCGCCATCGGGGTTGAACTCATAGACTACGCCCAGGTCCAGGCCGAGGCCAAGGTTGGATAAGGGCTTATAGTTACGTAAGGGTTGGTCTACCCATTTGTCGACATCTTCGTTGTAGGCTGCTTTGAGTGTACCGGAGGTGATGGTACCGGAGCGTTGGTTGTTGAGTACGAAACTGGCATCCTGCACTATGCCGTAACCGGCGCCCATACCACCCAATATTTTGAGGGTGGCGCCTCCTTTCCAGCGATGGATGCCATCGTCTTTGAGGATGCGGGAATAGGAGAAGCCGAATTCGTTCCAGAGGTGTGCGTTGACGGCGCCTCTGTCTAAGTTGATACGGCGGCCGTTGTATTGTGAGTTCGGAAAGTTATTGAAGAAGTTGGCGATGCCGGTATTGATGTTACCGCCGTTGCCCATGGCACGTATGCGCCAGATGAAGGCGACGGATTGTCTGCGGTCTATCGCGTATAGTACGGAAGGCATGACCAGGTCGGCACTGGCCCAGGCGACTTGTTTGCGGCGGGCGGTAGTATCGAGGAAATAGTCCTTATTACGCCGTAACGTATCAGGCATATGGAAGAGGATGGATTTGGGAAAGCTGAGGTAGGTGTTGCCTCCTTTTACGTCCAGCCCGGCGATATTGACATCCCATTTATAGCGGGAGCCGGCTCCCATAGCCGGATTAGAGATGATACCATGGATACCCGAGTAGTTGCTCGTATTGTAGCCTGGAAATGTTTGTCCGTGTGCAGTGTTCGCTAATGATAGTGCTGTCATGAGCAACGGCAGCTGCCATCTAAAGTTTACAGTCATAGATCTCTACTTGGATAAAAGGCCAGTAGGGTAAACCGCATGGATGAATGAACCTATTGGCCTTTCCTCCAACAAGTGTTGTTTGGTTTTAAGATATGGTCCCCAGCGTTGATGTTCTTAAAACGTCCGGGTAAGGATGTTATTGTACTTTGAAATAAAAACGAACGGGTCCGAATTGGATTTCCGGCGCATCTGGACTTGCATTGTATTTGATCTCTCTTGCTGCACGTTTGGCGATCTCGATCAATTTGGCGCTATTAAGTGTAGAGTTGCGCGGGGTATAGGATGCGTCGATCACATTCCCCTGGCGGTCTACTTTGATATTGATAGTAATATATCCAGTTTCGTCGCTGTCATAGGTGACGCGGGGTGTGCTTAATACAGAGCGGCCACTGAGGCGGAAGTCTGATTTACCACCACCCAGTCCGCCTCCCGTATATCCTTTTGCGTTAGGGTCTCCGTTGAGCTGTCCGCGGTCGCCGGGTTTACCGGTATTACCTTCGCCGGTAGCGTTGTTCCGACCATTGGCATTGTTACCGCTGTTGGCACTATTGGAGGTGCCACCGGTGTATACAGCCTTGGGCTTAGGAGCCGGTGGTACCGGGGCGGGAGGGTTGTCTGATTTTTTCTTGACTGTTTTGGTCGGTTTGGGTTCCAGGTTTTTCGGTGTGACCTCTTTGGGTTTCACGACCGGTTTCTCTGGTTTGGTCACCTCAGGGGCTGCTTCTTCATCCTGCGTGGCAATATCCTGTTCGGTGGCATTGTCGGCAGAAGGGGTGGGCGTAGGCTCTTCCTGTGGTGCAGCGGCATTAGGAGCGGCATTGCTCGGAGGGTTGGGATTGAGTGGTTGTTCATCACCCATCCCGTCGTCGGAGGTACCCAGGTTCACTTCCATACCCAGGTCCTGATCTGGTAATGGAGGTGGCGCGGAGAAGCCGGCAAAAAACAAACCTACTAACAGCAAAGCGTGTACGCCAATGGTGACGCCCAGTGCTTTCAGATTATTTTGTCCTGTTTGTTCCTTTTGCTGCATATGAGTCATTCGCGCTTGATGATAAATACCGGGCTATTGCCGTGGTTTCAAAGTTAATATTTTTTTTTAATGTCGGCGATTACCATCTGCTATTTACCCAGCCAGAATATATCATAGGCAAAACGCAGGATGGTAGCGCATATAACGGCCAGGAACACTTTACGGACCAGTTTGTTGCCTTTCAACATGGCCAGTCTTGCACCAAAAAACGAGCCAGCCAGGTTGGAGATGGCCATAAAGAGGGTGACGGTCCACAAGATATGGCCGTGGGTGCCGAAGTAAAGGAGGGAGGCCAGGTTGGAGCAGACATTGACGGCTTTGGAGTAGGCACTGGCGCGGAGGAAGTCGAAGCCCATGATGGTGATGAAGGCCAGTATCAGGAAGGTACCCGTACCTGGCCCGAGTAAGCCGTCGTAGAAGCCGATGGGTAGGCCAATAGCAGCGCCTAACAGGAGCGGATAACGCACTTTCTTTTCCTGCCCTGTATGCTGCCCGAAATCTTTTTTCAGGAAGGTGTATAGTCCTACGGCTATCAATACGCAGAGTATAAAGGGACGCATGTAGTGGCTGGGGGCTACGGATGCCAGGGACGCGCCGCCGGTGGCAGCGATAAAGGCGGAGATGCCGGTTACCACTAACAAAGGCCAGTTGAAATGTACGCGTCGCGCATATTGTACAGCGGCCATTGCCGTACCGGAAAAGCTGGGGATCTTGGTGGTACCAAGTAAGGTGGCTACCGGGTACTGTGGATAGATAAACAATATAGCAGGTGTCTGTACGAGGCCGCCGCCACCAACAATCGCATCGATAAAGCCTGCTGCAAAGGAAAAGCAGCAAAGTAGAGCCAGTTCTGTCGTGATCATGATGCGCAAAGGTACAGGTAGCCTACTGATTAGTCAATGACGAATATCTGAAAGCATATTAATAATCGATTAAATGCATGGTGGTGGGCCGCGACATTTAACAAGCGGGAGGTAACTTTTTGTTCCTGCAATATTGTGTAAGTAATGCGTTAGGCTGGATGTTTAACGGAGGGATGCAGCTTTTAGTCGTTAAAATACTTCGTAAGTAATTGTATATCAATTTGGTAAACTATTTTATTTGTTTAGTAGATTGATTGGCAGCGTGTTGTAAAAATACAGCTTATAGCTTGTATAAGCAGGCTATAAGCAATGTATAAGCAGGCTATAGTCGTTGTATACCCGTTGTATACGTTTCCTATAGTGTTTGTATAAGTTTGGATAGGGGTAGCTTATACAAACACTATACGAATGTTATACGAATGCTATAGGAATGCTATAGGAATGTTATA
Protein-coding regions in this window:
- a CDS encoding sulfite exporter TauE/SafE family protein, which gives rise to MITTELALLCCFSFAAGFIDAIVGGGGLVQTPAILFIYPQYPVATLLGTTKIPSFSGTAMAAVQYARRVHFNWPLLVVTGISAFIAATGGASLASVAPSHYMRPFILCVLIAVGLYTFLKKDFGQHTGQEKKVRYPLLLGAAIGLPIGFYDGLLGPGTGTFLILAFITIMGFDFLRASAYSKAVNVCSNLASLLYFGTHGHILWTVTLFMAISNLAGSFFGARLAMLKGNKLVRKVFLAVICATILRFAYDIFWLGK
- a CDS encoding DUF5723 family protein, yielding MTVNFRWQLPLLMTALSLANTAHGQTFPGYNTSNYSGIHGIISNPAMGAGSRYKWDVNIAGLDVKGGNTYLSFPKSILFHMPDTLRRNKDYFLDTTARRKQVAWASADLVMPSVLYAIDRRQSVAFIWRIRAMGNGGNINTGIANFFNNFPNSQYNGRRINLDRGAVNAHLWNEFGFSYSRILKDDGIHRWKGGATLKILGGMGAGYGIVQDASFVLNNQRSGTITSGTLKAAYNEDVDKWVDQPLRNYKPLSNLGLGLDLGVVYEFNPDGDGAYDADGWNPEADMYKLRIGASITDIGGIRYKKSPLSADLDLTRANIDPNQLKYRNGESWKTYYRRIKQYFTPTETDDNFYMNLPTALNLMADYNIDGRFFVSANAVVALTAGEKDDNKTYAMTQIQITPRYERRYFGAYMPIQVNRFGQADVGAVFRVGPLVLGSASLFSNLFRKHVDHADAFVALRITPFNFQRKDKRLNCPPY